The genomic window TCGTGCGCCTGGCGGCACAGGCCGGCCCGCTCGTTCACCGAGGCCACCAGGTGCAGCACGTCGCCGAGGTCGCGCAGGCGGCCGGCGCGCTCGACGTCGGCGCGCAGCCGGGCCGCGGTGGCCAGGGCGTCGGCGACGTCGCCGCGGCGCAGGAACCAGATGATCAGGGACTTGCGGACGGCGATGGACGGCAGCGTCAGGTCCCCGCCCAGCCCCAGCGCCTCGGCCTCCTCCAGCGATTCGATGGCCCGCTCGGGGTCGGTCTGGATCTCGGTCGGGACGCGCATCGCGATGGACTCCGCGCGCAGGCTCCGGTCGCCGGTGGTCAGGGCGTACTCCTCGGCGCGGGCCAGGGCGGACAGCGCCTCCTCGACCGAGCCGGAGCGGAAAGCGTGGTCGGCCCGCTGCAGGCTCACGCGCGCCCGCAGGTCCGGGCGCCCGGCGGCGTCGGCCTCGGCGGCTTCGAGCAGCAGGCCCTGCGCGGATATGTCGTCGTCGAGCTCGACCAGCAGCAGGCGCGCGCCGACGCGGCAGGCCGGGTCCGGTCCGGCCGCGACGGCCTCGGCGGCTTCGCGGGCCTGGCGCGGCAGGCCGGCGTCGAAGGCGGCGCGCGCGGCTTCGAGGCGGCGGCGGGAGGCCACGTCGGTGTCCGCCGGCGGCCCGCCGGCATTCGCCGGGCCGGCACCAGGGCCCGCGCCCGGGCCGGCGGCCGATCGCAGGGCACCGTCGACGGCGTCAACAGTGGCGTCAACAGTGGCGTCGGCGGTGTCGGCGGCGTCCACGGCGGCGGTCGCCGACAAGCTGTCGGTACCGTTCGCCAGGGTCACGCCGTTCGCCAGGGTCACGCCGTCCGCCGGCGTCCGGTCGGCGGCCATCCGGAACAGCTCGGCGGCGGTGCCCGGGGCGCCGCGGAACACCGCGATGCGGGCGGCCTCCTCCAGCTCGGCGGCCAGCTCCTCGGTGGCGTCCGACGTCGCCAGAGCGTGGTGCCGTGCGCGCTCCAGCGGGTCGTCGTGGGCCTGGGCGAGCTTCGCGTGGCACTCCTGGCGGGCCTCGATATCAGCGTCCGCATACACGATCTCGCGCAGCAGCGGGTGTGCGAAGCGCGGCTCCAGGTCCCGGCCGGAGACGATGATGCCGGAGGCCAGCGCCTGCGACAGGCCCCATTCGTGGCCGGCCAGCAGTTCGCGCGGCGGGCGCGCGGCGGTCGAGATCAGCAGCAGCGCGTCGCGGGCGGCCTTGGGCAGCGCGTGCAGCCGGTCGGCGAGCAGGCCGCGCAGGCGCTCGGGCACCAGCAGCGGGTCGCCGGGCTGGACCACGGTCCCCGATCGCAGTGCGGCGCGGCCCAACTCCAGCGCGTAAAAAGGGTTCCCGCCGCTGGCGTCCCGGATCCGCTGCGACAGCTTGTCGGTGGGACGCAGGCCCAGGCGGGTCCGCAGCAGTTCGGAGACCACCGGGCCGGGCAGGTTACCCAGGGCGATCTCGACGGCGTCCTCCGGCAGCAGCCCCCACCAGGTGGGCTCCTGGCCTTCCGAGAGCCGCTCGGCGGCGAGCACGCGCACGCGGCTGCCCTGGCGGCGGCGCACGGCGAAGGCCAGCACCTCGGCGGTGGCCGAGTCCAGGCAGTTGACGTCGTCCAGGATCAACAGCACCGGACGCTCCGCGGCCAGCGCACGCAGCGCCTCGACCACCGCGACGCGGATCGCCAGCTGGTCGGTGGCCGCACCGTCGGGGACCGAGCGCATCAGGACACCGTCGAAGGCCGGGCGCAGGTGATAAGGCACCACTTCTGGCCGGGAAGCGACGGCGTCGGAGAACAGGTCGTACAGGCCCAGATAGGGCAGCCAGGACTCGGCCGCCGCCGAGGCGGAGCGCAGCACCAGCTGCCCGGCCGCCGCGCACGCCGAGCCGATCGCGTCCAGCAGCGCTGATTTGCCGATTCCGGCTGGGCCGCTGACCAGGACCCCGCCGCCGGCGGCCAACGCCGCCATGCATTTCTCGAGCGTCTGCTGCCGGCCGAGTATCGCTGGTGCGTCCTTCACGCAAGGAAGTGTCCTCCCGTCTGCGGCCTATTGGCGAGTCCGAAGTACCGGCTCGTGCACAGAGCGTCTCTGACATACGGCGAAATACCTTATGTCCGATTCCTCCGCGTTTTCCGCATCGAAATCAATCACTGGATATAGAAGCCGCAGCTACCGAGCGCGTTGTTATCTTTTCGAGACCATCTCAGCGTGCATTTCCGCCGCTGGTCCCGCTACGGTCGCAGACCAGGCACGCCGGTCCTTAGACCCGGAAATCGGGACACCGGCTGCCTACGCCGAATCCCAAAAGCGTGCAAAGCGCCGGACGGGAACCGGGGACCCACGTCCCAATGGGGTGAATCCGCTTCCGAAGTGGTAGGGCAGCCTCTTTCGCCCGAACCCGTCAGCTAACCCGGTAGGCGGTCAAAGAGGAAGAACACAACGTAGATGCGCACTCCCCTGGTGCTCGGCCGCCGTTCCCGCGGCCTGACCCTGACCGCCGCCGCCCTCGGCGCGGTCGCCGTCCCGACCCTCGCCTCGGCGGCCCCCGCGTTCGCCGCGGCGCCGCACGCCGCCCCCGTGGCCGCCCCGGCCCTGGCTCCGGCTCCGGCCTCGGCCGTGGCCGCCGCCGTCGCCGCCGCCGCTCCGGCCCCGGCCGCCGCCCCGGTCGCCGCCGCCCCGAAGGCCGCCGCGCCCAAGACCGACGCCCCGGCCTCGGAGAGCTACACCGTCCGCTCCGGCGACACCCTGTCCGGCATCGCCCAGGCCAAGCTCGGCGACGGCAGCAAGTACCCGGAGATCTTCAAGCTCAACACCGGCAAGGCCCAGGCCGACGGCCGCAAGCTGTCGGACCCGAACCTGATCATCACCGGCTGGGTCCTGAACCTGCCGGGCGCCAACGGCACCGCGGCCCCGGCGTCGACCTCGTCCTCGACCTCGACCTCGACCTCGACCTCGAACCAGCCGGTCGTGGAGTCCGCGCCGGTGAAGTCGACCCAGTCGGCCAAGACCACCACCCAGACCACGACCCAGAGCGCCACCGCGGCCTCGGCGTCGACCGGCACCTACGCCAACAACCTGGACGGCTGGATCAAGCAGGCCATCTCGATCCTGAACGCGCACGGCTACTACGTCTCGTACAACGCGATCTACCAGACCGTGATGCACGAGTCGGCGGGCAACCCGAGCGCCACCAACGGCTGGGACTCCAACGCCGCCGCCGGCCACCCGTCGATCGGTCTGATGCAGACCATCCAGCCGACGTTCAACGCGTACGCGCTGCCGGGCTACGGCAACATCTACAACCCGGTGGCCAACATCATCGCCGGCGTCCGCTACGCGGCGGCCGTCTACGGCTCGCTGGACTCCGTCGTCGCGGCGCGCTGCGGCGGCTCCTGCTGGTACGGGTACTGATCCCGCACCGGTCCACCGGTTCCCCTGTGTTGACAACCGAAAGCCCCCGAACGGATCGTCGTTCGGGGGCTTCGGCCGTCCTGTATCAGGCCTAGAAGCGCCTAAAAACCCTCGCCGGTCCAGCCGTAGCGCTTGTGCAGGTGGCCTATGACGCTGTCGAAGTCGCCGCGGTCCAGCGCGTGCCCCTCGCGCCGTATGCCCTCAGGGTGCACCCGCACCACGCGGTCGATCACGGCCCAGGACTCGCGCGCGTCGCGGTCCCACTCGCCGGTGCCGATGCTGACCCAGTTCTCGGCGTCCGCGTGCCACTTGCTGGTCAGCTTGACCGCCAGGAAGTTCCCGGTCGCCTTGCCCCGCGCCACCAGCAGGACCGGCCGGTCCTTGCCGCGGCCGTCGTGCTCCTCGTAGGGCACCCAGGTCCAGACGATCTCACCGGGGTCCGGGTGGTGGTCCTCCTCCGGATCCCACTCGGTGTGCACCGCGCCGATCTTGTGCGGGTCGATCTCGATCGTGTCGAAGGGCGGGAACCGGCCGGGCGAGTTCCCCCACTGGTCGTGCTCATGCTCTGCCATGGCGCCGAACTATGCCAAAAGAGTGAGCGGGCCCGCCAACCACCCGCCGTCCCGGCTCACCGTGCCTCAGGCCCGGACAATCCGAGCTGGTGAGGCCAGCCGCGTCTACGACCGTGGTCGGACACCGGGCGCCGCGCCCCCTCCGACCGGACGATGCGCGCCCCGCGCCGGGCACGCCAGGATAGTTACGATGATCCGGTGAACCCACGGAGGATGTGCGCATGCCGAAGGTAGTGCTGGCCGGGCTGCGCGCCGACGCGGTGCGCCTGGCCCTGACCTGCCTGTCGATCGTGCTGGGCATCGCCTTCGTGACCGGGACGTTCCTGCTCTCGGGGTCCATCAACCAGGCGTTCGACTACGGCTACGCGCGCGCGGCGCAGAACATCGACGCCGCCGTGCAGCAGACCGGCTCGGCCGTCTACGCCAACACCACGGCGCCGCCGACGCCGCCCTCGCTGCTCACGCCTGCGGTCGTGGACCGGATCCAGGCCCGCGTCGGCTCCGACGCCGTGGTCAGCGGCCAGGTCAAGGGTCCGGCCCCGCTGCTGGACGCGAACGGCCAGCCGATGCGCACCGACGGCCTGACCGGCAACGCCGTCGCGTTCCCGGCCGACCCGGCGCTGTATCCGGGCAGCATCGTCGCCGGCACCGGGCCGAAGGGCCCCGGCGACGCGGTCGTCGACAAGGACACCGCCGCCGAGCACAAGCTGCAGGTTGGGCAGACGATCCGGGTCGTGGGCCACGACTCGGCGATCCGCACCTTCCGGCTGGCCGGCATCGCCGAGTACGGCGTGGACAACCGGGCCAACGGTTGGACCCTGGTCGGGCTGCTGCCGCAGCAGGTCCTGGACGTCACCGGCAAGACCAGCTACGACGAGATCGACCTGCACGCCACCGGCGGCGCCTCGCAGCAGCACCTGGCCTCCGAGGCCGGCGCCGCGCTCGGCGGGCAGCCGCAGTTCACGGTCCTGACCGGCACTCAGTACACCAAGGCCGTGCTGGAGCACCGCGCCTCGATCGCCGGGAACGTGCCGCAGATCCTGGAGGTCTTCGGGGCGGTGGCGCTGCTGGTCGCGGCGTTCGTCATCTACAACACGTTCACGATCCTGGTGGCCCAGCGGATCCGGCAGGTGGCGCTGCTGCGCTGCATCGGCGCCGGCAAGGCGCAGGTGTTCGGCGCCACGGTGGCCGAGGCGGCGCTGGTCGGGCTGGTCGGCTCGGCGCTGGGCGTGCTGGCCGGGATCGGGGTGGCCCAGGGCCTGCACGCGGTGGTCGCGGCGACCAGCTCCACCGCCCTGCCGCCCGGCGGGATCGTGGTGTCCGGCGGGGTGGTCGCGCTGGGCCTGGCGGTCGGGTTCGCCGTCACGATCGTCTCGGCGGTGCTGCCGGCGCGCGCCGCGACGAACGTGCCGCCGGTGGAGGCGCTGCGCACGCAGCAGGAGGTGAAGACCACGCACGGCCGGATCGGCCGGACCAGGATCGCGGTGGCGGCCGGGCTCGGCGCGGTCGGGATCGTGCTGGCCGCCCTGGGCACCGCGCAGCACGACCTGCTCGGCGGGGTGAAGCTGATCGGGGGCGGCGGCGCGCTGGTGTTCGCCGCGCTGATCGTCGCCGGCCCGCTGATCGTCGGGCCGATGATCTGGGCCCTGGGCTGGCTGCCGGGCCGGTACTTCGGCACCCCGACCAAGCTGGCCGGCTCCAACGCCCGCCGCAACCCCGGCCGGGTCGCGGCCACCACCGCCGCGCTGACCATCGGCGTGACGCTGATGTCGCTGTTCACGGTGACGCAGGACTCGGTGCAGGTGACGCAGGCGCAGTGGATCGACTCGCACAACCCGTACGACTACTCCGTGGACCCGCCGGGCTCCGGCCAGACGGTGCCGTTCCAGGTCGCCGACCAGCTGCGGGCCAAGCCGGAGCTGGGGCACGTGGCGGCGGTGGACGGCACGAAGGCCGATCTGTTCGGGACCTCGGTGGACGTCGGGGCGGTCGAGGCCTCGGCCTACGGCACGCTGTTCAAGCCGGTGGTGAAGTCCGGCTCGCTGGCCGACTTCGGGCCCGGCACGGTCGCGCTGTCGAACGAGATGGCCGACGCCCACCATGTGAAGGTCGGCGACACGATCACGGTGCAGACGCCGCAGTCCGGGCCGCTGACCGGCAAGGTCGCGGTGATCTACCAGGTCTTCACCGGCCACGGCATCGACTGGTACGACGTCCTGCTGCCGCGGGCGCAGTTCCTGACGACGTTCAAGCCGCTCGGCGACACGCAGGTGCGCGTCCTGGCCGCACCGGGGGTCCCCACCGTCGAGTCGCGCGCGGCGGTGGACTCGGTGGTGTCGCAGTACCCGTTCCTGCACACCGGGAGCCTGGCGGAGAAGAAGGACTCGCTGACCGGCAGCGCCGACGCGACGCTGAAGCTGTTCACCGCGATGCTGGGGCTGGCGGTGGTGATCGCGGTGCTGGGCATCGCCAACACGCTGTCGCTGTCGGTCGTGGAGCGCACGCGCGAGTCGGCGCTGCTGCGTGCGCTGGGGCTCTCGCGCGGGCAGATGCGGCGCATGCTGTCGGTGGAGGCGGTGCTGATGTCGGCGGTCGGGGCGCTGATGGGGGTCGCGCTGGGGGTCGGGATCGCCGGGGCGCTGGAGGCGCTGATCGGGCGGGTCGAGGGCGGCGCGGTGCTGTCGGTGCCGATGTTCACGCTGGCCGGGTACGTGCTGCTGGCGGCGGTGGCGGGGCTGGCGGCCTC from Catenulispora sp. GP43 includes these protein-coding regions:
- a CDS encoding type II toxin-antitoxin system PemK/MazF family toxin, whose protein sequence is MAEHEHDQWGNSPGRFPPFDTIEIDPHKIGAVHTEWDPEEDHHPDPGEIVWTWVPYEEHDGRGKDRPVLLVARGKATGNFLAVKLTSKWHADAENWVSIGTGEWDRDARESWAVIDRVVRVHPEGIRREGHALDRGDFDSVIGHLHKRYGWTGEGF
- a CDS encoding transglycosylase SLT domain-containing protein, yielding MRTPLVLGRRSRGLTLTAAALGAVAVPTLASAAPAFAAAPHAAPVAAPALAPAPASAVAAAVAAAAPAPAAAPVAAAPKAAAPKTDAPASESYTVRSGDTLSGIAQAKLGDGSKYPEIFKLNTGKAQADGRKLSDPNLIITGWVLNLPGANGTAAPASTSSSTSTSTSTSNQPVVESAPVKSTQSAKTTTQTTTQSATAASASTGTYANNLDGWIKQAISILNAHGYYVSYNAIYQTVMHESAGNPSATNGWDSNAAAGHPSIGLMQTIQPTFNAYALPGYGNIYNPVANIIAGVRYAAAVYGSLDSVVAARCGGSCWYGY
- a CDS encoding ABC transporter permease; this encodes MPKVVLAGLRADAVRLALTCLSIVLGIAFVTGTFLLSGSINQAFDYGYARAAQNIDAAVQQTGSAVYANTTAPPTPPSLLTPAVVDRIQARVGSDAVVSGQVKGPAPLLDANGQPMRTDGLTGNAVAFPADPALYPGSIVAGTGPKGPGDAVVDKDTAAEHKLQVGQTIRVVGHDSAIRTFRLAGIAEYGVDNRANGWTLVGLLPQQVLDVTGKTSYDEIDLHATGGASQQHLASEAGAALGGQPQFTVLTGTQYTKAVLEHRASIAGNVPQILEVFGAVALLVAAFVIYNTFTILVAQRIRQVALLRCIGAGKAQVFGATVAEAALVGLVGSALGVLAGIGVAQGLHAVVAATSSTALPPGGIVVSGGVVALGLAVGFAVTIVSAVLPARAATNVPPVEALRTQQEVKTTHGRIGRTRIAVAAGLGAVGIVLAALGTAQHDLLGGVKLIGGGGALVFAALIVAGPLIVGPMIWALGWLPGRYFGTPTKLAGSNARRNPGRVAATTAALTIGVTLMSLFTVTQDSVQVTQAQWIDSHNPYDYSVDPPGSGQTVPFQVADQLRAKPELGHVAAVDGTKADLFGTSVDVGAVEASAYGTLFKPVVKSGSLADFGPGTVALSNEMADAHHVKVGDTITVQTPQSGPLTGKVAVIYQVFTGHGIDWYDVLLPRAQFLTTFKPLGDTQVRVLAAPGVPTVESRAAVDSVVSQYPFLHTGSLAEKKDSLTGSADATLKLFTAMLGLAVVIAVLGIANTLSLSVVERTRESALLRALGLSRGQMRRMLSVEAVLMSAVGALMGVALGVGIAGALEALIGRVEGGAVLSVPMFTLAGYVLLAAVAGLAASVLPGRRAASVSIVAAIADS
- a CDS encoding AAA family ATPase; this encodes MKDAPAILGRQQTLEKCMAALAAGGGVLVSGPAGIGKSALLDAIGSACAAAGQLVLRSASAAAESWLPYLGLYDLFSDAVASRPEVVPYHLRPAFDGVLMRSVPDGAATDQLAIRVAVVEALRALAAERPVLLILDDVNCLDSATAEVLAFAVRRRQGSRVRVLAAERLSEGQEPTWWGLLPEDAVEIALGNLPGPVVSELLRTRLGLRPTDKLSQRIRDASGGNPFYALELGRAALRSGTVVQPGDPLLVPERLRGLLADRLHALPKAARDALLLISTAARPPRELLAGHEWGLSQALASGIIVSGRDLEPRFAHPLLREIVYADADIEARQECHAKLAQAHDDPLERARHHALATSDATEELAAELEEAARIAVFRGAPGTAAELFRMAADRTPADGVTLANGVTLANGTDSLSATAAVDAADTADATVDATVDAVDGALRSAAGPGAGPGAGPANAGGPPADTDVASRRRLEAARAAFDAGLPRQAREAAEAVAAGPDPACRVGARLLLVELDDDISAQGLLLEAAEADAAGRPDLRARVSLQRADHAFRSGSVEEALSALARAEEYALTTGDRSLRAESIAMRVPTEIQTDPERAIESLEEAEALGLGGDLTLPSIAVRKSLIIWFLRRGDVADALATAARLRADVERAGRLRDLGDVLHLVASVNERAGLCRQAHEAALLGSRLRAETGSSSVQALILSAAAELSNGSAEAAVDVAQRAIEAGTASGDSEFTGYAHAFLGRAELLLDRSSQAAHHLARGRTLMRNVGMVDPATFLVDADLAETLARCGSFSAADRILDEAQEAARRLERDVVKLGLTRARLLRHGLAADAREAADRLRAAIPAEHPYPLEIARAEVTLGELERRARRRAAARTAWESAATAYAAAGCGPWLRFVQGRLARLDTPAEPLSATERQIVELVRSGATNRQIAAALQVSVKAVEGNLTRLFRRFGVSSRAELAGAEPVARVEHV